The region ATTATATACTTCTGTTATAGATTTGCTTTCAATGTTTGCATTGATTACCATACTTAAAAATTGAGCCAAAGATAATTCTCTTAATTTTTTAAAGTTTGATAAATGGCTGTGATCTATTGAATTAGTAATAATAACTTCATCAATCATTGCGTTATTTTCAAACATTTCAAATCCTTTTGAAAATAGACCGTGAGTAGCTGCAATTATAATATTTTTTGCGCCGTTTGCTTTTAACGCTTCCGCTGCATGAATAATTGTTCCACCTGTGTCAATAATATCGTCATAGATTAAAACGTTTTTATCTTTAACATCACCTAAAACACCCATAATTTCGCATTTATTAGGTCCTGTACGACGCTTATCAATAATTGCAATTTGTTCTTCATTGTTTAGTAATTCTGACAATTGTCTTGCTCTAACTGCACCCCCATGGTCTGGCGATACAATTACTAGTTTTTCTTTTCTGTTTAACAATTCATTTGAAAAAATAAATTGTCCCCTTAAATCATCAACAGGAATGTTGAAAAATCCTTGAATTGAAGCGTTGTGCAAGTCAATAGTAATTATTTTATCAGCACCCGCTGTTTCATACATCTTAGCAACTAGTGCAGCTGATATTGGATCTCTTCCACTTGCTTTTCTATCTTGTCTTGCATATCCATAGTAAGTCATAACGCAATTAATGCTCTTTGCTGATGAACGTCTTAATGAATCAATTAAAATCAGCAATGACATTATGTTATCGTTTACTGGTTTTGAGGTATTGCAAATAATATAAACATCTTTATTTCTAACGGTTGTTTCTGATTTTAAAAGGCATTCTCCATCTGCAAATACTGTAGTTTTAACTGGCAATATTTCTTTATTTAAATACTTTCCAATTTCTTGTGCTAATTTTTGGGAATTTTCCATGCCAAAAATTACAACATTATCTTCTTTTTTTGCTTTCATTTAAATCCTTATATATATTCTCTTTAATTATTTATAGTTAAATTTTACATTATTTTATTTAAAAATAAAATATTAATAAATTGCAATTAAAAAAGTGCAAGTTGCACTTTTATAAAAATTCTTTATATATACGTTTATAAATTGACTTAACACTAACAACTAATAAGACATATATTCCTAAGAATAAAACTAATCAAGCATAATAAATTCCTGGCAATGGCATTAGACTTAAACCTTTATTAATTCCAGGTATATATGGCACGGCATTAATTATTGCACATCCGATTAATGTTGAAATAAATAACGAGGTCGTTGCATTTGATTTAATAAATGGTGTTTTATCAGTACGTAAAAAGTGAATTACAAGGGTTTGAGTATACATAGAAACAACTAATCATCCTGCTCAGAATAGTTCTTTAAATGCTTTTTGTTTTTCTATACTTAGTTCATCTTTTAAAGAAGCAAAACTCTTATATGCTCCTATTTGTACTCAATCTCCCTTGCTAGTCATAAATGACGCATTTGGAATTATTGCAAAGAATAAGACTACATATGAAACAATATCTACTATTGAACTCGTTGGACCAAACCAAAACATAAATCTTCAAATTGATTTATACTCTCATTGCCGAGGTTTAAGAATAAATTCAGGGTCTACATTATCTCATGGCATTGTTGCACAGCAAACATCATATACCAAATTCAATAATATTATTTGTACAGGGTTTAATGGAACAAAAGGAATTAAAAATGAAGCAATTAAAATACTAAATATATTTCCAAAGTTTGAAGATGCAGTCATTTTTATGTATTTGTTAATATTGGCATGTGTTTTTCTACCTTCAACAATTCCTTTAGCCAAAACGTTTAGGTCTTTTTCTAAAAGAATTATGTTAGCTGATTCTTTTGCAATATCAACTGCAGTATCAACTGATATTGAAACATCGGCTGATTTCATAGCGGGTGCATCATTAATTCCGTCACCCATATAGCCAACAACATGACCATTATCACGCAATATTGAAATAATTCTTGCCTTTTGGTCAGGGCTTAATTTTGCAAAAATTTGAACTTTTTCAACTTCAATTTTAAGTTCAGCATCGCTTAATTCTTCAACTTCTTTGCCTAGTAAAATTCTATTATTTTTTATTCCTACTTGGGCACATACTGCTTTTGTTACAAGCGCACTATCTCCTGTTAATATTTTTACATCAACTCCATATTCATGCAATTTTTCAATTGCAGCAGCAGCAGAATCTTTAGGAGGATCAAGAAATGTTAAATATCCAATCAAGGTCATATCGCATTCATCATTTACCGATATTTTTCCAACTGCATTAATTGTTGATTTTTTAGAAGCGATTGCAATAACTCTTAGTCCTTCTGAATTGAATTCTTCAACTCTTCTTAGAACCTTATCTATTGTTTTCTTATCAAGAGGCTTAACTTCCCCATCAATGTAAATATTTTTACATACACTCACAATTTCTTCGACAGCACCCTTGGTAATTAAGGTTACTTTATTTTGTTTTAATGATTTAACTAAAACAGACATTCTTTTTCTTTTGAAATCAAAAGGAATTTCGTCAATTTTTTCATAAAATCTTTGAAAATCCTCAAGTTCTTTGTTTTTTGATGCCATTTCAAAAGTCTTATTAATTATTGATTTATCAAGTAAATTTTTTAATCCTGTTTGATAATATGAATTAATAAAAGCATATTTTAAAACATGAAAATCTTCTTTGCCGGTAACATCCATATGACGTTCCATAATTACTTCATCTTGTGTTAATGTCCCAGTTTTATCTGTACATAAAATGTCCATTGATCCGAAATTTTGAATCGAATTAATATTCTTAATTATTGTTTTGGCCTTGCCTAGTGAAATTGCGCCTTTAGATAAACTAGCAGTCACTATCATTGGGAGCATTTCTGGTGTTAAACCAACAGCAATTGATATACCAAACAAAAATCCTTCTAATCATTGGTTTTCTCCACCAATAACACCTTTAATTCCTAAAATTAAAAATACTATAGGGACAATAACGGCCATTATAATAGTGAACATTATTGAAATTTTTTTAATTCCTTTATCAAAGTTTGTTGGTATTGGTTTTTCATTGATTTTGGAAGCAACTTGTCCAATAATTGTATCATTGCCGGTTGCAATTACAATAGTTTTAGCAGAACCTGAAATAACATTGGTTCCCATAAAAGCTAAATTGCTACGATCAGTTATTGCTTCAAATTCTTTAGAACTGTCGATGTTCTTATATTTTTCAATAGCATCGCTTTCTCCGGTTAATGAGGATTGAGAAATAAATAAGTCTTTTGCTTCTAATATTCTTACATCCGCCGGAATAATATCTCCAGCTGCTAAATACACAATATCGCCTACTACAATCTCATCCATTGGAATTTCCTTCATAATACCATTCCTTTGAACAAGCGAAGTAGTTTCAACAGTCTCAACTAATTTATCAGCGCTTGATGCCCCACGTTGTTCTTGAACGAAGTGAATAATTCCACTTAAAAAAACCATAAATAAAACAATGATGACAGTCATTCCATCAATTCATGTTATCTTTTTACCTTTTGATGCCGGCAATATTAAATCAATAATCATAGAAACAATTGCCAATGCAAACAAAATGATGTTAAAAAAATTAAAAAATGATCTAAATAAACGCTTTCAAACATTATCAGCGCCTTTTTTTGTTATTTTATTTAAACCATATTCTTCTCTTGCAGCTTCAATTCTTTCTTCATCTTGAAATCCGTTTTGAGAGGTTTGATATTTTAAAAATAATTCTTCTTGACTACAATTAGAAGCTTCAACTAACCTTGTATTGATTTGCTTAATTTGTTTTTCTTTTCTTGAAGAATTTTTAAGTTTATTTTTTGTTATATTAACTATCATGTTATCTCCTTTTTATTTGGGTATTTATTATAGGAGAGCGAAATATAATTAAATACTAAAAGTTACTATGTAATTTTTAGTTAAATTGCTATATCGCTCACAACTTGGTAATTCCATAGTACCTCCATATATTTAAGTTTATAAAAGTATTTTAACATATTTCAAAATTAATTTCATCTAAACTTAAAAATTAAAAATTATATAAATCTTTTATTTTTAATTCATTTAAATTTTTTGTTTCACCAATTTCAATAATCTGTCCATCTTTGACATAAATGTATTTCTTAAAATAAGTTTTTATTAATGAAATGTCGTGAATATTTACTAAAATTGTTTTTTTGTATTCTTGTGATATTGAAGACAATAATTCCAAAACATCTCTTGCGTTTGCTATATCAAGACTATTGGTAGGTTCGTCTGCTAAAATAATGTCAACTTTTTGTAATAAAATAAGTATCAACCACAATCTTTGCCTTTGACCCCCGCTTAATTCATCGACTCTTGTAAATAACTTATCAAATATATTGAATTTTACAAAATATTCATATATTTCTTGTTTTTGGGTTTTGCTTAAAACATGAAATCAAGAAAAAAGAAAATTTTTATATTTTGGATAAAAATGTAGAATGTTTTCATAGCAATTTAAACTTTCAATAAAATTATTGTTTTGACTTAAAAATCCAATATTTTTTAATATTGCCTTTCATTGTTTTTTTGAAGCTCTATAAATATCAATATCATTAATTTTTACATTGCCTTTTTTTACAAACAATTGCCTCAATAAAGCATTGAAAATTGTTGATTTTCCAGCGCCGGATTTTCCTATTATCGCTATAAATTCACCCTCTTCAATAGAAAAATTTATGTTCTTTAAAACTATTGGACTTTTTTTATAATAACTTGCATCAACATTGATGAATTCAATTTTTTTCATATTTAAATTATATTTGGAATGTATTAATACAAAACAAAATATTGCAAAAATAAAAACATTAAGCGTGTTCTGCTCAATGTTTTTCAGCGAGGCTTGTATCACAACCTCATTAATTTTTATTTAATAGTAATTTCAACATCCAAATTTTTTAATACTTGAATTGCTGTTTCTTTAATTTCTTTTGAATATTCATCAAATTGTTGTTGTTCATCTTCATCAAGTCTAATTTTTG is a window of Metamycoplasma hominis ATCC 23114 DNA encoding:
- a CDS encoding ribose-phosphate pyrophosphokinase, which translates into the protein MKAKKEDNVVIFGMENSQKLAQEIGKYLNKEILPVKTTVFADGECLLKSETTVRNKDVYIICNTSKPVNDNIMSLLILIDSLRRSSAKSINCVMTYYGYARQDRKASGRDPISAALVAKMYETAGADKIITIDLHNASIQGFFNIPVDDLRGQFIFSNELLNRKEKLVIVSPDHGGAVRARQLSELLNNEEQIAIIDKRRTGPNKCEIMGVLGDVKDKNVLIYDDIIDTGGTIIHAAEALKANGAKNIIIAATHGLFSKGFEMFENNAMIDEVIITNSIDHSHLSNFKKLRELSLAQFLSMVINANIESKSITEVYNAYGKRKQ
- a CDS encoding ATP-binding cassette domain-containing protein, with amino-acid sequence MKKIEFINVDASYYKKSPIVLKNINFSIEEGEFIAIIGKSGAGKSTIFNALLRQLFVKKGNVKINDIDIYRASKKQWKAILKNIGFLSQNNNFIESLNCYENILHFYPKYKNFLFSWFHVLSKTQKQEIYEYFVKFNIFDKLFTRVDELSGGQRQRLWLILILLQKVDIILADEPTNSLDIANARDVLELLSSISQEYKKTILVNIHDISLIKTYFKKYIYVKDGQIIEIGETKNLNELKIKDLYNF
- the mgtA gene encoding magnesium-translocating P-type ATPase, which produces MIVNITKNKLKNSSRKEKQIKQINTRLVEASNCSQEELFLKYQTSQNGFQDEERIEAAREEYGLNKITKKGADNVWKRLFRSFFNFFNIILFALAIVSMIIDLILPASKGKKITWIDGMTVIIVLFMVFLSGIIHFVQEQRGASSADKLVETVETTSLVQRNGIMKEIPMDEIVVGDIVYLAAGDIIPADVRILEAKDLFISQSSLTGESDAIEKYKNIDSSKEFEAITDRSNLAFMGTNVISGSAKTIVIATGNDTIIGQVASKINEKPIPTNFDKGIKKISIMFTIIMAVIVPIVFLILGIKGVIGGENQWLEGFLFGISIAVGLTPEMLPMIVTASLSKGAISLGKAKTIIKNINSIQNFGSMDILCTDKTGTLTQDEVIMERHMDVTGKEDFHVLKYAFINSYYQTGLKNLLDKSIINKTFEMASKNKELEDFQRFYEKIDEIPFDFKRKRMSVLVKSLKQNKVTLITKGAVEEIVSVCKNIYIDGEVKPLDKKTIDKVLRRVEEFNSEGLRVIAIASKKSTINAVGKISVNDECDMTLIGYLTFLDPPKDSAAAAIEKLHEYGVDVKILTGDSALVTKAVCAQVGIKNNRILLGKEVEELSDAELKIEVEKVQIFAKLSPDQKARIISILRDNGHVVGYMGDGINDAPAMKSADVSISVDTAVDIAKESANIILLEKDLNVLAKGIVEGRKTHANINKYIKMTASSNFGNIFSILIASFLIPFVPLNPVQIILLNLVYDVCCATMPWDNVDPEFILKPRQWEYKSIWRFMFWFGPTSSIVDIVSYVVLFFAIIPNASFMTSKGDWVQIGAYKSFASLKDELSIEKQKAFKELFWAGWLVVSMYTQTLVIHFLRTDKTPFIKSNATTSLFISTLIGCAIINAVPYIPGINKGLSLMPLPGIYYAWLVLFLGIYVLLVVSVKSIYKRIYKEFL